The following proteins are co-located in the Triticum aestivum cultivar Chinese Spring chromosome 1A, IWGSC CS RefSeq v2.1, whole genome shotgun sequence genome:
- the LOC123054259 gene encoding AP2-like ethylene-responsive transcription factor SMOS1, whose product MASPNPAAADAAGLQKKMEAAAGGSEGPPPAYGAAVAEQAPPRRLAPARKERVCTAKDRISRMTPCAAGKRSSIYRGVTRHRWTGRYEAHLWDKSTWNQNQNKKGKQVYLGAYDDEEAAARAYDLAALKYWGAGTQINFPVSDYTRDVEEMQMISKEDYLVSLRRKSSAFSRGLPKYRGLPRQLHNSRWDASLGQLLGNDYMNLSCGKGIALDGKFAGSFGLERKIDLTNYIRWWVPKKTRQSDTSKAEEVADEIRAIEGSVQLTEAYKLPTLGLGSHSNPSSAGLSACSILSQSGAFKSFLEKSTKLSEECTFSKEIDEGKVVVSVPTTGHHTSPVDINMNGLLVQRAPYTLAPVMPTPMKSTWSPADPSADHLFWSNFILPSSQPVTMATITTTTFAKNEVSSSDPFKSQEYEHTK is encoded by the exons atggcctcCCCCAACCCCGCCGCGGCCGACGCGGCGGGGCTGCAGAAGAAGATGGAGGCCGCGGCGGGGGGAAGCGAGGGGCCGCCGCCCGCATACGGCGCGGCGGTCGCGGAGCAGGCCCCGCCCAGGAGGCTCGCGCCGGCGCGGAAGGAGCGCGTCTGCACCGCCAAGGACCGCATCAGCCGCATGACGCCCTGCGCCGCCGGGAAGCGCAGCTCCATCTACCGCGGGGTCACCCG GCATAGATGGACAGGGCGATACGAGGCTCACCTTTGGGACAAAAGCACATGGAATCAGAATCAGAACAAAAAAGGGAAACAAG TATATTTgg GCGCATATGATGATGAAGAGGCTGCGGCAAGAGCCTATGATCTTGCTGCATTGAAATACTGGGGAGCTGGAACACAGATAAATTTTCCT GTCTCCGATTATACAAGAGATGTTGAAGAGATGCAGATGATCTCCAAGGAGGACTATCTTGTATCTCTTCGAAG AAAGAGCAGTGCCTTCTCTAGGGGATTACCAAAATATCGTGGGCTTCCCAG GCAGCTCCATAATTCCAGATGGGATGCTTCTTTGGGACAACTACTTGGCAATGACTACATGAACCTCAGTTGTG GAAAGGGCATCGCACTGGATGGAAAATTTGCAGGAAGCTTTGGGTTAGAGAGGAAAATTGATCTAACAAATTACATTAGGTGGTGGGTACCCAAAAAGACACGGCAATCAGATACATCAAAAGCAGAAGAGGTTGCTGATGAAATCCGTGCTATAGAAGGTTCAGTGCAACTGACTGAGGCCTATAAGCTGCCTACTCTTGGCCTCGGTTCCCATTCAAACCCCTCTTCAGCGGGGCTATCTGCGTGCAGTATCTTATCTCAGTCTGGTGCCTTCAAAAGCTTCTTGGAGAAGTCTACAAAATTATCTGAAGAATGTACATTTAGCAAAGAAATAGATGAAGGAAAGGTTGTTGTGTCAGTACCTACTACTGGACATCATACATCTCCAGTTGACATTAACATGAATGGGTTGCTAGTACAAAGAGCTCCGTACACATTGGCCCCTGTTATGCCTACACCAATGAAAAGTACCTGGAGCCCTGCCGATCCTTCCGCGGACCATCTATTTTGGAGCAACTTCATCTTGCCATCGAGTCAACCTGTCACAATGGCGACAATAACGACAACAACG TTTGCAAAGAATGAGGTGAGTTCAAGTGATCCATTCAAGAGCCAGGAGTATGAACATACCAAATAG
- the LOC123054276 gene encoding sm-like protein LSM5 produces the protein MSQNNPSQLLPSELIDRCIGSKIWVIMKGDKELVGTLCGFDVYVNMVLEDVTEYEYTAEGRRITKLDQILLNGNNIAILVPGGSPPDAA, from the exons ATGTCTCAGAACAACCCCTCCCAGCTCCTCCCCTCAG AGCTGATCGACCGGTGCATCGGATCTAAGATTTGGGTGATCATGAAGGGAGACAAGGAGCTCGTCGGCACCCTCTGCGGGTTCGACGTCTACGTCAACATGGTCCTCGAGGACGTCACTGAATA TGAGTATACTGCCGAGGGCCGGCGCATTACGAAACTTGATCAGATCCTCCTCAATGGCAACAACATAGCCATC TTAGTTCCTGGTGGTTCACCGCCAGATGCTGCATGA